The genomic interval GTTGCAGCCTAGTttacctgcaaaacaaaaagagagaaaggacagTGAGAGCTAACAAAGCAGCAagagttgatttaataaaagtcACAAAGTTCGTACTGCTCAATGAACTCATCTAtctaatctgtgtgtgtgtttgatattcGTATGAAAGTCCTGGCTGCACCTTTGGAGTCATTGAGATGGAGGGCTTTAAGATAGTCGAGTCCCACTTCCTGATCAAACTTGTCCAGCATGGCCTTCACTCCTCCTTCTGCAGACACGTCATATCCTACCAAGACAAGAAACAACACTCACAGCCCTAATGGaagctttaatattttaagGCTTGGATATCAAGcagattttaagattttacacCATGGAGTTTGAGCAAACAATGAACTTGAGGTAAACTGTTTTCCCTTTTTGATTTCTGCTGATTTTgtgggccaaaaaaaaaaaggataaacctCAGTTTTCACTCACCTGCTGCAAAGGCGTGACAGGTATCCAGACACACTCCTACTCTGGTCTGGTCACGCACTTTGTCTATGATGCTCCTCAGCTCAGAGAACTTACCGCCCACCGTACTGCCCTGACCGCTCATGTTCTCCAACACTGACCACATGGgcggcaaaagaaaaaaaggcactaTCAGTTTGACACACCCATTCAACTCCAATATTAACCCCAACCTGCTACAACGCCTTATACACATCCTAACTTGGGTTTGGTTGATGTTCATTCCTGAAGAACAGTCTTGGGGGCATTTTACTGCTTCAGTGTTTCACAGGCATTCCACTGCAGTGTATTATTGCACCAGCGGCATTGAGGGGTGTGCGAGACAAAAGGACTGTGGTTACAAATTTCAAGTAATGCAACATCCGTGTCAAGCCTGCAGTCAGTTGCGCAAATTGTAAGTTATGTATTAACACAGAAGTCAATCTGAGGTCAAATGGTTTTGTATGAAACGATGACCTGCccattattttgataattaactTGTGGCAGTAAGATATTAATCCTCCGAGATAGGGTAaagaatattttacagtttcCTTAATTGCATGCAAAGGGATTAACCCTCCAACTGTGATTTTGGtcacattatattttaatttgtgtgcACTGGGTTTGGCTGCAAAGGTATCTCGCTATGCTGAGATTCATAAGACTCAATAAAGCATTGTCTTGCAGTAAATTCAGATTTCAGTGAAGCTCTTAATGTTCTCTGCTTGACAAAGCCACCAAGAGGTATGGATTAAAGTCACTGTAATTGTGGGGGCTGTAGAGTGAGGTTTTACAGGGTAAATACCCATTAAAGTTTCAGTCTGTCAGTGTTGGTGAGGTTCTCTACTGTACGTCTCTGCTGTTTTCCTCTATTTAGAATTTATCTGACACATTTCCCCATGCTAGATGACATCAGTTTGCAGTGTTTGGTGCACTGACACCAGTGACTATCTGTTCCCAGTTTACCTCTAAGCACTGTCTTTCTTAGAAAATatagaaagtattttttttattaaaattaattataaGACATTTGTTTAAGCTGGCACACACTGCCAATTGTAACTAAATATACGTTGTTGGAGTACCAGTCTTGGTAATTATGTTTTACAGTTGTCCCCTTCATTAATTGCAGATGCATCAGCCACAAGCACAGCAAAATGAATTAGTAAAAGGGAACAGAAGTCCCAGATTCACCCTCATCATCACAGAACAAAGAACATATAACCAGATGTTTTGAACACTATAAATACACCATATAATTAACCATTGAGCTTTATCAACACCTCTGGCAGTCTCAACAATGTCTTATGAGCTTCATCAGACAAGTATATACTGTGGGTCTACTGCATAGCACTGGCCGTTGTTGTAATTTTGTCCACCCACTGTACCTGTAACCACAGCAGGTGTTTGCTGGTGAGCGTGGTTAATGGCTCCTGCTATCTTCTCCACACACTGCTCAGTGGTGATGGAGCCCAGGGAGGAGCCAGGATGGAAGTTGTAGAGGTTGAGGCCCAGGAGGCTGCATCGGCTGAGCTCGTCCACCAGCAGGGCCCGGCTCTTCTCAAACACATCTGGGTGCAACGTGGTTCGCAAAACAGAGGAGTTTGTCAGAGGATAGGAGACACGGCTAGAAGGGTATTAAAAAGTCAAGGACACATTTTGTCTGACAAACCCTCTTTAGGAGATCCACAGTTCATCAAGTAGGACCCATGAGGCAGGATGTGAGACGGGTCATACTCCTGTAGGGAACATTGCTCTCTAAACTTGGCTGCAGCGGTCTGGTCCAGTGCAGGCCTCTTCCATGACCGCTGGGAGCCCAGAAACAGGGCGAAACTGCTGCCACCCATCTCTGTGCAGGACCCCACTGCTTTCCATATCCCACCTGGAGGCATAAAAAAAGAGGCAGCAcattgaaatgtgtgtgcatatgttttaATTACTTGAACTTTATCAAGAAGGCACTAGGCCCTACCTTGAATGCTCACATGAGCTCCAATGTATTTCTTATTCCCACggttcttcctcctcctgtctcctgtctcctcagCCTCATTCCCCTCAGGGTcgcctctctccctttctcctccaaaAGCCTCCTCAGATTTCCTTTTCCTCGATGCTCTCTTTCTCGGACCCATTCTATCGAGATTAAAGCGTTTATGAATATGTTAATCTCCGCTAAAGGCGCTTCTGTTTATGACTTTAGTGGCTAATTTAAAAACGTTGCATTTTTTGTGAGGTGCTGTGACCCTAAAAGGCATGTACTGTGGTGCAAAGTTTGACTGTCGAAAGTTGATGAAGGTCAAAATGCTTGTGTTTTATGCATCCCTCCCGGCAGGAGCCAGCCAGTCAGAAGGCTTCCACGCAGCTGCCACAGGCTGGCCATTGGAGACGCTTCATGCTCAGCAGCAAAATGGCCGCCCGTCAACCGACTGACTCCACAGCGCTTTGAAATTTAAATTCTTCTGCACATTAGGGTTTACACTATTACAACGTTAGTACTTATTTACGAAACGGTAGCGTAGTGTGCGTGTGTTGTTCATCATTTGCCACTTGTTTGACTGTCCGCTCAGGCGTCGCTGTTCTCGTAGCCTCGACGAATGCctcaaaaagctaaaaaaaaaatcgcacTGAAGCACTttagctaagctagctagcaCGCTAGCTCTTCTTCATATGTGATTCCAGAGGTGAGTAGCGTGAGCTGGAGATGTGCGTCATGTTTAGCATTGTTTTAACATGTCGTATCTGCTTATGCATGCAAAAATGACTGGGAGAAATATGTCAATGAAATGCCACAGTACGTGCTAGCCAAGCTAACCCCGTTAGCCTGGCTACTTGTAGCTTCTGTCAGTCGGTAACTTAGCTCGCTTAGCTAACGTTCGGTAGCATTAGCAGAGGTGGATATGTGGCTCGGTGTATGTGCTGTCAAGGACCGTTGTGTACACAGAACGGAGCAACGAACGTTAACGTGACTTAACGTTCCATTGTTTGACAGTTGGTGTGTCTCGTTACCGTTGCCTTGGTAGCTCATTGTTCTGTGTTtgcgtattttttttttttttttttttttatacaagtgTGAACAGAAACCACTCCTTAATGTTAGCCATCGACGAAACGTTTCACCAGCAGCTGCTGGGTTAACCTGTCGCCTGTGTAAACTTCTAAGTACGGGGATGACGATGGTTGGGCATGACGGCCGGGTTTATCTAGGCGGGTGTAATCACCCGTGTCTTGGCTTTTGGTGGACGCGTCCCCATGTTTAGCTCAGACCCTTCAGCCTGGCTTCATGCGGATGAGCTGGTGATAACGTTGACTAGACAACGCAGGTACGGCAACGTTACCTACGTTACCTGCGTTACCTACGTTACCTGCGTTACCTACGTTACCTGGCGTCGTTTACATTTCTGATTTGAATGGCGGCTGCACAGAGCTGAATGCAAATGTCGTAATAACTTCATGTTTAGCTCTGTCTTTCTCATGCAGCAGGCCTGAGGTCAGACTGGCTCCAGGAAGGATGTCCGTTGTCTGTCAGCCGAGGGAGCCTGCCTGTTGAGGTGCTATGGCTCTAAACAGAAACGAAACCAACTAAAGATAGACAGCATCAGGGCGTACCACTGTATTGAGGATGCATTTAAAAGATAGAGAAATGGATACAATGACTGTTTTCCACATGGTTTTATGAGCTTAATGTCCTATAGGGTGTTGGTTAGTGCCAGTATATTCTAGTACAGGTTGATTTAATGTGTGCTTTACATGCTACATTACAGTTGAGTGTCAATCTTTTCTAAACCTGTTTGAATGGTGATGTTGGATTAACAGTGAATATCATTACCTGTTTGGCCACCATATCTACAGTAAAGTTTTTCTCTTTAGGGGAAGAAAAATATCTTTAAGCGTCAAAGTCTGTCCCCAAAATAGCACTGAGGTTATATCAATATTTATCGAATATAGAGGTATCTGACTTAAATGTTTGGTTATCTGTATTTGTCCTTGTCAGCCtcttctatgttcttctatTAGGGATCTTAATTTGCATGTGGATCTTGTCTCATGGTTGTTAAAGAGAAAATTTGCCACCTTTTTTAAGTGGAAGTCCAATCAGTGCTGATGGAAAATGTAGTCCACTGAAGAAATAAATTCCACAGTACGTGCTTTATTGACTGAATAAGCTGATCCCTCCTGCTGCAGAGCCGTACGGGCTCTTCATGTACCAGAATGGATTGCGCGCAAGTGACAATTTCGCTTTGTCTGACAAATAACAAAGGTCTCGAGCACACCTTTGTCCTAGTGAAGAGGAAAACTTGCATGCATAGTAATGCACACACAGCTCACTCTCACTGAGCTGTCATTGACATCAGCGTCCAACAGAAACTGCCCACGCTGACATTCATGACAGCAGAATTATTCCATTTCTGTTGTATCAGAGAGCAAGTCGGTGTTTGCTCCCAGCAGCTCAGATTCTGGTGGGTCCCTGCTGGCCCCATCCTCCCCGCAGCAGCTAGAGCCTCTAGAGGCCTCTCCCTGGCTGAGTACGGATTAATATCTGAGTCGGCAAAAACACTATAATATAACACTGTACCACAGAGTTTGGCCCCTAAATATTTCCCTTTAAACCTCTGAATCCcaatctggttttttttttcccgctcctttcacatttttctctctgtggccttgatttttTACTGCAATATTAAATTCAAGCGCCTTTTATGGAAAAAGCTTAACTATGACTAGACAAAGAGATGActcaaaaatgtcttttgtAAACCAATTACAAtgccataaatataaaaaacgcAAGTTGGATTtctttgatatatatatatatattttttttttacaaaaattggcaaCCAATGGAATCTAAATATACAACTGTGTGTTACTAATGTTGGAAGAAAATTGAGGTTTCGAATGCTTTATATATTAagctattcacatttttacaacctctacttacaACCatgcagttcagtcaaagtttcacagaattTGTCACAAGGCTGTTGGTCTCAGCCGAATC from Anoplopoma fimbria isolate UVic2021 breed Golden Eagle Sablefish chromosome 5, Afim_UVic_2022, whole genome shotgun sequence carries:
- the si:ch211-141o9.10 gene encoding probable endonuclease 4; its protein translation is MGPRKRASRKRKSEEAFGGERERGDPEGNEAEETGDRRRKNRGNKKYIGAHVSIQGGIWKAVGSCTEMGGSSFALFLGSQRSWKRPALDQTAAAKFREQCSLQEYDPSHILPHGSYLMNCGSPKEDVFEKSRALLVDELSRCSLLGLNLYNFHPGSSLGSITTEQCVEKIAGAINHAHQQTPAVVTVLENMSGQGSTVGGKFSELRSIIDKVRDQTRVGVCLDTCHAFAAGYDVSAEGGVKAMLDKFDQEVGLDYLKALHLNDSKGKLGCNLDRHEDIGKGHIGISAFRDIVNEPRLDNIPLILETPGRPGFEYAEQIELLYSLCEKK